From one Lycium ferocissimum isolate CSIRO_LF1 chromosome 5, AGI_CSIRO_Lferr_CH_V1, whole genome shotgun sequence genomic stretch:
- the LOC132055271 gene encoding uncharacterized protein LOC132055271 isoform X1, which produces MAGEEEKNSDFYEVLGLNKECTETELRNAYKKLALKWHPDRCSASGNAKFVDEAKKKFQSIQEAYSVLSDANKRFLYDVGVYDSGDDDDENGMGDFLNEMAAMMSQNKSNENQGETFEELQGLFDEMFQSDIGMFSSSSSWRTGTPSMCSTSSSTSFSDTFLTFSNKRSSAEMNSGSTVKDDSCQFQGFCLGVERRENATEEKGVGRKTPRMDGSNRRDAKRQKVLS; this is translated from the exons ATGGCTggtgaagaagagaaaaacagtGATTTTTATGAAGTTTTGGGGTTGAACAAGGAATGCACTGAAACAGAGCTTAGGAATGCTTACAAGAAGCTTGCACTG aaaTGGCATCCAGATCGCTGTTCAGCATCGGGGAACGCAAAGTTTGTGGACGAGGCAAAGAAGAAATTTCAGTCCATTCAAGAAGCATATTCTG TGCTGTCGGATGCCAACAAAAGGTTTCTGTACGATGTAGGAGTTTATGACtctggtgatgatgatgacgaaaAT GGAATGGGTGATTTCCTGAATGAAATGGCAGCTATGATGAGCCAAAATAAGTCCAAT GAAAATCAGGGAGAAACATTTGAGGAATTGCAGGGTCTGTTTGACGAAATGTTCCAAAGTGATATTGGgatgttttcttcttcttcttcttggcGGACTGGAACTCCTTCAATGTGTTCTACTTCATCGTCTACATCTTTCAGCGACACCTTTTTAACCTTCTCCAACAAGAGAAGTTCAGCTGAAATGAACTCGGGCAGTACTGTAAAAGACGATTCTTGCCAATTCCAAGGATTTTGTCTAGGG GTGGAACGTCGGGAAAATGCAACGGAAGAGAAAGGAGTTGGACGAAAAACTCCAAGAATGGACGGAAGCAATAGGAGGGACGCTAAAAGGCAAAAGGTTCTATCATGA
- the LOC132055271 gene encoding uncharacterized protein LOC132055271 isoform X2, with protein sequence MAGEEEKNSDFYEVLGLNKECTETELRNAYKKLALKWHPDRCSASGNAKFVDEAKKKFQSIQEAYSVLSDANKRFLYDVGVYDSGDDDDENGMGDFLNEMAAMMSQNKSNENQGETFEELQGLFDEMFQSDIGMFSSSSSWRTGTPSMCSTSSSTSFSDTFLTFSNKRSSAEMNSGSTVKDDSCQFQGFCLGTGGTSGKCNGRERSWTKNSKNGRKQ encoded by the exons ATGGCTggtgaagaagagaaaaacagtGATTTTTATGAAGTTTTGGGGTTGAACAAGGAATGCACTGAAACAGAGCTTAGGAATGCTTACAAGAAGCTTGCACTG aaaTGGCATCCAGATCGCTGTTCAGCATCGGGGAACGCAAAGTTTGTGGACGAGGCAAAGAAGAAATTTCAGTCCATTCAAGAAGCATATTCTG TGCTGTCGGATGCCAACAAAAGGTTTCTGTACGATGTAGGAGTTTATGACtctggtgatgatgatgacgaaaAT GGAATGGGTGATTTCCTGAATGAAATGGCAGCTATGATGAGCCAAAATAAGTCCAAT GAAAATCAGGGAGAAACATTTGAGGAATTGCAGGGTCTGTTTGACGAAATGTTCCAAAGTGATATTGGgatgttttcttcttcttcttcttggcGGACTGGAACTCCTTCAATGTGTTCTACTTCATCGTCTACATCTTTCAGCGACACCTTTTTAACCTTCTCCAACAAGAGAAGTTCAGCTGAAATGAACTCGGGCAGTACTGTAAAAGACGATTCTTGCCAATTCCAAGGATTTTGTCTAGGG ACAGGTGGAACGTCGGGAAAATGCAACGGAAGAGAAAGGAGTTGGACGAAAAACTCCAAGAATGGACGGAAGCAATAG